A region from the Mycoplasmopsis phocirhinis genome encodes:
- the rsmG gene encoding 16S rRNA (guanine(527)-N(7))-methyltransferase RsmG, with protein MNSKIEKYIHLVHNFNQYKNITGFKDIDELKKQGVLDSIAVMELASQINFDFKSKKIADIGAGAGFPSLPHLLKNNDYFLTIIEGMQSRCEFLNNVKNSLQIANFNIVNERAENTKQYSQNFDLVTARAVSSIKNMFMLSHHLLKLNGYLFLPKGKKYDEELNEFLIKFPNEKENVSVLKYVNSLNEYSFVVVIKKTKHSPKNWPLSWKQIKDF; from the coding sequence ATGAATAGCAAAATTGAAAAATATATACATTTAGTTCATAACTTTAATCAGTATAAAAATATCACCGGTTTTAAAGATATTGATGAATTAAAAAAGCAAGGTGTTTTAGATTCAATTGCCGTAATGGAATTGGCAAGTCAAATTAATTTTGATTTTAAATCAAAAAAAATTGCCGACATTGGAGCTGGTGCTGGTTTTCCTTCACTACCTCATTTATTAAAAAATAATGACTATTTTTTAACTATTATTGAGGGAATGCAAAGTCGTTGTGAATTTTTAAATAATGTAAAAAATAGTCTTCAAATAGCAAATTTTAACATTGTTAATGAAAGAGCAGAAAATACTAAACAATATTCACAAAACTTTGATTTAGTTACAGCTCGGGCGGTTTCTAGTATCAAAAATATGTTTATGTTAAGCCATCATTTACTGAAATTGAACGGATATTTATTTTTACCAAAAGGCAAAAAATACGACGAAGAATTAAATGAATTTTTAATTAAATTTCCTAACGAAAAAGAAAATGTGAGTGTTTTAAAGTATGTAAATTCTTTAAACGAATATTCTTTTGTAGTTGTGATAAAAAAAACAAAACATAGTCCAAAAAATTGACCTTTAAGTTGAAAGCAAATTAAGGATTTTTAA
- the mf1 gene encoding diacylglycerol cholinephosphotransferase Mf1, translating into MNVKQWKTYQLLLEFTQICEKNNLKYSLFFGSMLGAIRHKGFIPWDDDLDIVVPIQTFDFFIKNHNKQFLHNDNSNNFLLFAKYTNDSENDPDATFIDVFVVVKTDNHKLKKYSSITNKVRYLHNYTHRNLFKRQWGMKLVKFFFAWTWLFKKITFKQMYSLLNNPHGDLYHVLSWPFKSQIKTGTYQNINFDNLIEVDFENTKVKVFANYEDILISTYGKKWATPIKKLISKHLGMYDMDVFTFRQRKNQNEK; encoded by the coding sequence ATGAATGTAAAGCAGTGAAAAACATATCAACTTTTACTCGAATTTACACAAATATGCGAGAAGAATAATTTAAAATATTCATTATTTTTCGGTTCAATGCTTGGGGCAATAAGACATAAAGGTTTTATTCCATGAGATGATGATTTGGATATAGTAGTGCCAATTCAAACTTTTGATTTTTTTATTAAAAACCATAATAAACAATTTTTACACAATGATAATAGTAATAATTTTTTACTATTTGCTAAATACACAAACGATAGCGAAAATGATCCAGACGCAACATTTATTGATGTTTTTGTTGTAGTTAAAACTGATAATCATAAACTAAAAAAATATTCCTCTATAACCAATAAAGTCCGTTATTTACACAATTACACACATCGTAATCTTTTTAAAAGACAATGAGGAATGAAATTAGTTAAATTCTTTTTCGCTTGAACTTGGTTATTTAAAAAAATAACTTTCAAACAAATGTACTCATTGCTTAATAACCCACACGGTGATCTTTATCATGTTTTATCTTGACCGTTTAAAAGTCAAATAAAAACAGGAACATACCAAAATATCAATTTTGACAATTTAATAGAAGTAGATTTTGAAAACACTAAAGTTAAAGTGTTTGCCAATTATGAAGATATTTTAATTTCAACTTATGGCAAAAAATGAGCAACACCAATTAAAAAACTAATTTCAAAACATCTGGGTATGTATGATATGGATGTTTTTACATTTAGACAAAGGAAAAATCAAAATGAAAAATAA
- a CDS encoding ribose-phosphate pyrophosphokinase — translation MKFENVLLFAMPNTELLTQKIAQKLNMHVSSVEKTIFADGERMLVSAETVRSKDVYIIASTSRPVNDNYVDLLLFIDSLKRASANSITVALTYYGYARQDHKVSGRQPIGAKLFAELIQTAGATKIIAVDLHNPAIQGFFDIPIDDLRGAYPIAKAVKSLNEPFTVVSPDHGGTIRARRLAELISDSIKISIIDKRRVGTNQTEVMGLIGSVENENVVIIDDIIDTGGTIIKAVDTLKAHGAKKIVVAATHGIFTRGFEIFQNNPNVSKVIVTDSIDNSELAAKFDKLHIISLDDFLAGVISASITGNSVTELYEQITEEILK, via the coding sequence ATGAAATTTGAAAATGTTTTATTATTTGCGATGCCAAATACAGAATTACTTACACAAAAAATTGCTCAAAAATTAAATATGCACGTTTCTTCGGTAGAAAAAACTATTTTTGCCGATGGTGAAAGAATGTTGGTTAGCGCCGAGACTGTTCGGAGCAAAGATGTATATATTATTGCTTCTACATCAAGACCCGTTAATGATAATTATGTTGATTTATTGTTATTTATTGACTCATTAAAAAGAGCCAGTGCTAACTCAATAACTGTTGCTTTAACTTATTACGGTTATGCTCGCCAAGACCATAAAGTAAGCGGTCGTCAACCGATTGGAGCAAAATTATTTGCTGAATTAATTCAAACAGCAGGAGCTACAAAAATTATTGCTGTAGATTTACATAATCCTGCTATTCAAGGATTTTTTGATATACCTATTGATGATTTAAGAGGAGCATATCCAATTGCTAAAGCTGTTAAAAGTTTAAACGAACCTTTTACAGTGGTTTCGCCAGATCATGGTGGGACAATTAGAGCAAGAAGATTAGCTGAATTAATCAGTGATTCAATTAAAATCAGTATTATTGATAAAAGAAGAGTAGGCACTAATCAAACAGAAGTAATGGGCTTAATAGGTTCAGTTGAAAACGAAAATGTTGTCATTATAGATGATATTATTGATACAGGTGGAACTATTATTAAAGCTGTAGACACACTAAAGGCACACGGTGCTAAAAAAATAGTCGTTGCCGCTACCCACGGAATTTTTACTCGTGGTTTTGAAATTTTTCAAAACAACCCCAATGTATCTAAAGTAATTGTTACTGATTCGATTGATAATTCAGAATTAGCTGCCAAATTTGATAAATTGCATATAATTAGTTTAGATGATTTTTTAGCTGGGGTAATTTCAGCATCAATCACAGGTAATTCAGTAACTGAATTATATGAACAAATAACTGAAGAAATTTTAAAATAA
- a CDS encoding ATP-dependent Clp protease ATP-binding subunit produces the protein MNPNDFNLDDIFGNLNPKKNNKKEDVLKIYGRNLTDLAVKNELDPVLNRDDEIRRIIRILSRKTKNNPLLVGEPGVGKTAIVEGLARKIVEGQVPENLKGKDLIELDLTSIIANASYQGQFEGRLKEILKKIEESDGEIILFIDEIHMLIGTGRNDKGSMDAANILKPMMARGKLHLIGATTYDEYRKYIEKDAALERRLQKVDINEPSVEDTIAILRGIKQRFENFHNVKIQDDAIVASARLSSRYISDRYLPDKAIDLIDEAAATIKTEINFKPEKLEVSQQKLAMLEMEKISLANDKINKEKNKNRLNELDTLIKQTKLTIDSYQKQWDFEKQRLETLSTAKSKLENLKHQLTIYQKNAEFEKASKVLYVEIPELEKQIIEYQKQINDSSASLIQDTVTSEEIASIVSKWTKIPVTKLLENDKTKLLNLENELQKKVKGQNQAIKLVSQAVLRAKANINDPNRPLASFMFTGPTGVGKTELAKALAFSLFDSEKQMIRIDMSEYMEKHSVSKIIGAPPGYVGFDSGEPLTEKIRKNPYTILLFDEIEKAHKEVLNILLQILDNGAITDSKGRVVNTKNLIVIMTSNLAANIQDLDQQIQNEDLKIELLKFLSPEFLNRIDEVIKFNSLSEQNVIEIVKLELQKLNARVYEAKEINLLFTPKCIEFIAKSAYDSHFGARPIKRFIQNKIESVLAYKLIENELQSGSNLNVDVFAGNIIIK, from the coding sequence ATGAACCCAAACGATTTTAATTTAGATGACATTTTTGGTAATTTAAACCCCAAAAAAAACAATAAAAAAGAAGATGTTCTTAAAATATACGGGCGTAATTTAACAGATCTGGCCGTTAAAAATGAATTAGACCCTGTTTTAAACCGCGATGATGAAATTCGACGTATTATAAGAATTTTGAGCCGTAAAACTAAAAATAACCCGCTGTTAGTAGGTGAACCCGGTGTTGGTAAAACAGCAATTGTTGAAGGTTTAGCCCGCAAAATTGTTGAAGGACAAGTTCCTGAAAATTTAAAAGGTAAAGATTTAATTGAATTAGATTTAACCTCCATTATTGCAAATGCTTCATACCAAGGTCAATTTGAAGGTAGATTAAAAGAAATTCTAAAAAAAATTGAAGAAAGCGATGGCGAAATTATTTTATTTATTGACGAAATTCATATGTTGATAGGAACTGGCCGAAATGATAAAGGTTCAATGGACGCTGCTAATATTTTAAAACCGATGATGGCGAGAGGTAAATTACATCTAATTGGAGCCACTACATATGACGAATATCGTAAATACATTGAAAAAGATGCTGCTTTAGAACGAAGATTGCAAAAAGTTGATATTAACGAACCTAGTGTAGAAGATACAATTGCAATTTTGCGTGGAATTAAGCAACGTTTTGAAAATTTTCACAATGTTAAAATTCAAGATGATGCAATAGTTGCTTCTGCTCGTCTTTCTTCTAGATATATTTCAGATCGTTACTTACCAGATAAAGCTATCGATTTAATTGATGAAGCAGCTGCTACAATTAAAACCGAAATTAATTTTAAACCCGAAAAATTAGAAGTATCACAACAAAAACTTGCAATGCTTGAAATGGAAAAAATTTCACTTGCCAATGACAAAATAAATAAAGAAAAAAATAAAAATCGCTTAAATGAGTTAGATACTTTAATTAAGCAAACAAAATTAACTATCGATAGTTATCAAAAACAATGAGATTTTGAAAAACAACGTTTAGAAACACTTTCAACAGCCAAATCTAAATTAGAAAATTTAAAACACCAACTAACAATTTATCAAAAAAATGCTGAATTTGAAAAAGCTTCAAAAGTTTTATATGTTGAAATTCCCGAATTGGAAAAACAAATTATTGAGTATCAAAAACAAATTAACGATTCATCTGCATCGCTAATTCAAGATACAGTTACTAGTGAAGAAATTGCTTCCATCGTATCAAAATGAACTAAAATTCCAGTTACAAAATTACTAGAAAATGATAAAACGAAATTATTAAATTTAGAAAATGAATTGCAAAAAAAGGTTAAAGGTCAAAATCAAGCAATAAAATTAGTTAGCCAGGCAGTTTTAAGAGCTAAAGCAAACATTAATGACCCCAATCGACCTCTAGCAAGTTTTATGTTTACAGGTCCTACCGGTGTAGGGAAAACAGAATTAGCTAAAGCACTTGCTTTTTCACTTTTTGATTCTGAAAAACAAATGATTAGAATAGATATGTCTGAATATATGGAAAAACATTCAGTTTCAAAAATTATCGGTGCTCCTCCTGGTTATGTTGGCTTTGATAGTGGGGAACCTTTAACCGAAAAAATAAGAAAAAACCCATACACAATATTATTATTTGATGAAATTGAAAAAGCGCACAAAGAAGTCTTAAATATTCTTTTACAAATACTCGACAATGGAGCGATCACTGATTCTAAAGGTCGAGTAGTAAATACAAAAAATTTAATTGTGATCATGACCTCGAATTTAGCAGCAAACATTCAAGATTTAGACCAACAAATTCAAAATGAAGACTTAAAAATTGAATTATTAAAATTTTTATCACCTGAATTTTTAAATCGCATCGATGAAGTGATTAAATTTAATTCTTTAAGTGAACAAAATGTCATTGAGATCGTAAAATTAGAATTGCAAAAATTAAATGCGAGAGTATACGAAGCAAAAGAAATTAATCTACTTTTTACTCCAAAATGTATTGAATTTATTGCTAAATCTGCTTATGATTCACATTTTGGGGCACGTCCTATTAAAAGATTTATCCAAAATAAAATCGAAAGTGTTTTAGCATATAAATTAATTGAAAATGAACTTCAATCAGGTTCAAATTTAAATGTTGATGTCTTCGCTGGCAACATAATTATAAAATAG
- a CDS encoding glycosyltransferase: MKNKTLWKTKADIIGLNTRPLRVVMIGDSFLPHVDGVIRVMQNYIEQFQQKNIEFLILAPAYTNYDLDEDNKLTYKPMRIKPSLIKWGGYEVIRTPLHINELKQIDQFNPDIVHVHSPFFAGSIANQLKKRYNIPVVFTMHTNFKDAIAKSSNSAMIGKIGELVVQQFAKSVDCVIHVSKTSMLSSGFNLLNSRHEIINNGTKFNFDTNSESLAQQAINKFKINKNKNNLLFVSRFVWEKNIKLLLDSFKQILAKDNNFSLTMVGGNWKEDEVKKYAHELGIYDHIIWTGLVYDFNDLKGLYLSHDLFVFPSVFDTFGLVVHEAASQKLASLVISNSAASENIIDGVNGYTSTENSTEFSNKIIEIFKNKTQLKLVGQNATKLPYSWSQSVDKTIELYIDVIKNYYTKNREKRLQKMAIKIRNKFSGAFKKINK; this comes from the coding sequence ATGAAAAATAAAACACTTTGAAAAACTAAGGCCGATATTATCGGTTTAAACACAAGACCTCTACGAGTGGTAATGATAGGAGATTCGTTTTTACCACATGTGGATGGAGTTATAAGAGTAATGCAAAATTATATTGAACAATTCCAACAAAAAAACATTGAGTTTTTAATTTTGGCACCAGCATACACTAATTATGATTTAGACGAGGACAATAAACTAACTTATAAACCTATGCGTATTAAACCTAGTTTAATTAAATGAGGCGGCTATGAAGTTATACGTACTCCATTACATATAAATGAATTGAAACAAATTGACCAATTCAATCCTGATATAGTTCATGTTCATTCCCCATTTTTTGCTGGTTCGATTGCTAATCAATTGAAAAAAAGATACAATATTCCTGTGGTTTTTACTATGCACACAAATTTTAAAGACGCAATTGCTAAGTCATCAAATAGCGCTATGATTGGAAAAATTGGTGAATTAGTCGTTCAACAATTTGCGAAGTCTGTTGATTGTGTAATCCACGTTTCAAAAACATCTATGTTAAGTAGTGGCTTTAATTTATTAAATTCAAGGCATGAAATAATTAATAACGGAACTAAATTTAATTTTGATACTAATAGTGAATCTTTAGCACAACAAGCAATAAATAAATTTAAAATAAACAAAAATAAAAATAATCTTTTATTTGTTTCACGTTTTGTATGAGAAAAAAACATTAAATTATTACTTGATAGTTTCAAACAAATTTTAGCAAAAGATAATAATTTTTCATTAACTATGGTTGGTGGCAATTGAAAAGAGGATGAAGTAAAAAAATACGCCCACGAATTAGGAATATATGATCATATTATATGGACAGGGCTTGTATATGATTTTAACGACTTAAAAGGTCTATATTTATCACATGATTTATTTGTTTTTCCTTCTGTATTTGACACTTTTGGTTTAGTTGTGCATGAAGCAGCATCACAAAAATTAGCTTCATTAGTAATTTCAAATTCAGCTGCTAGTGAAAATATAATTGATGGAGTTAATGGCTATACTTCAACCGAAAATTCTACTGAATTTAGCAATAAAATTATTGAAATTTTCAAAAATAAAACACAATTAAAATTAGTTGGTCAAAACGCAACAAAATTACCTTACAGTTGATCACAATCAGTAGATAAAACTATTGAACTATACATTGATGTAATTAAAAATTACTATACAAAAAATAGGGAAAAAAGACTTCAAAAAATGGCTATTAAAATTCGTAATAAATTTAGTGGTGCTTTTAAAAAAATAAACAAGTAG
- a CDS encoding IS3 family transposase: protein MSRHLKMEEFDLIFEVYQKHGKSQAIKTLWNISPKTKLVKKKYLAVRIAKIIKYYNLGVKEKLLTKKGKDRKPGSGRPRKEPNFDWDIFDRNDLIEIAKRYYEITNQKPKKEKKEEAKNLKIQFIKLALFFSLCRQTISNAKVKQNIEKTIPHSKIIVEAFEANKGRFGRKKLSIYIFNQYNIHINDRTLGRYLNQLNLKCKLRQKRKRKEIKNTKCQILNTVQRDYNDSQNRNIFATDVSYINAPKDVRENHVYLSAIINHKSKKIVGFRLSKNNNLDFVLDNINDIQNENFDKFIVHSDHGFQYTNQEYINKIIKFGGTVSMSRVGNSLDNREIEYWFGVIKTELLNDLDYTKITFDELNDKIKEYIFWYNNERIQSNLGWKTPQQIAMAFAN from the coding sequence ATGTCAAGACATTTAAAAATGGAGGAATTCGATTTAATCTTTGAGGTTTACCAAAAACATGGAAAATCACAAGCTATAAAAACACTTTGAAATATCTCTCCAAAAACAAAATTAGTTAAGAAAAAATATCTTGCAGTAAGAATTGCTAAAATAATAAAATATTATAATTTAGGCGTGAAAGAAAAATTATTAACTAAAAAAGGCAAAGACAGAAAACCAGGTAGCGGAAGACCTAGAAAAGAACCAAATTTTGATTGAGATATTTTTGACAGAAATGATCTAATTGAAATCGCAAAAAGATATTATGAAATAACAAACCAAAAACCCAAAAAAGAGAAAAAAGAAGAAGCTAAAAATTTAAAAATCCAATTTATTAAACTAGCATTGTTTTTTAGTCTTTGTAGACAAACCATTTCTAATGCGAAAGTTAAACAAAATATAGAAAAAACAATTCCTCATTCAAAAATTATAGTTGAAGCATTTGAAGCAAATAAAGGCAGATTTGGCAGAAAAAAGCTAAGTATTTATATATTTAATCAATATAATATACACATAAATGACAGAACTTTAGGCAGATATTTAAATCAATTAAATCTTAAATGCAAGCTAAGACAAAAAAGAAAAAGAAAAGAAATTAAAAACACAAAATGTCAAATCTTAAATACCGTTCAAAGAGATTACAACGATAGCCAAAATAGAAATATTTTCGCTACAGATGTTTCATACATAAATGCTCCAAAAGATGTACGTGAAAATCACGTATATTTATCTGCTATCATCAATCACAAAAGTAAAAAAATTGTAGGTTTTAGATTAAGCAAAAATAATAATCTAGATTTTGTTTTAGATAATATTAACGATATTCAAAACGAAAATTTTGATAAATTTATCGTTCATTCGGATCATGGTTTTCAATATACAAATCAAGAATACATTAATAAAATTATAAAATTCGGCGGGACAGTTTCAATGTCTAGAGTTGGCAATTCTTTAGATAATAGAGAAATTGAATATTGATTTGGTGTGATTAAAACTGAATTATTAAATGATTTAGATTACACAAAAATTACTTTTGATGAATTAAATGATAAAATTAAGGAATATATTTTTTGATATAACAACGAAAGAATACAATCAAATTTAGGATGAAAAACGCCACAACAAATTGCTATGGCGTTCGCTAATTAA
- the lysS gene encoding lysine--tRNA ligase codes for MNNKFTEQELVRRNKLEQYKKNNIVAYKKAYNLGDLSYSQDLTSEFTNFTKEELHDKKIFKSIAGRLIAKRGPFLVIKDFQGTIQSYFNKKENSQYADLVETFDIGDIIWVYGEVMKTMTGAVVIKTNKIDILSKSLKPLPEKYHGLVDAEERYRKRYVDLIVNNESRQKFLNRIKITQWIKDYFNKLGYLDVETPFLHDYISGAAAKPFVTHHNSLNQEFVLRIATEIPLKKLVIGGFDRVYELGRIFRNEGYDTTHNPEFTTIEFYEAYSNVETMMERTETLFKELCAKLGKNKFINNGVEIDLSQPFKRLNMVDAVNEKTGKDFRNISLKEAIEVANKFKVKLSKFYTVGHIINALYEELVEKELIQPTFVYGHPIEVSPLSAVSDDPKFTERAELFINTKEYANMYTELSDPIDQLQRFKKQIEEKAAGNDEASDIDWDFIEALEYAMPPTGGCGIGIDRLVMLLTETSSIRDVLLFPTLRRIKK; via the coding sequence ATGAATAATAAATTTACAGAACAAGAACTCGTTCGAAGAAATAAATTAGAACAATATAAAAAAAATAACATCGTCGCGTATAAAAAGGCATACAATCTAGGAGATTTAAGTTACAGCCAAGACTTAACAAGCGAATTTACCAATTTCACTAAAGAAGAATTACATGATAAAAAAATCTTTAAATCTATTGCCGGCAGATTAATTGCAAAGAGAGGACCTTTTTTAGTAATCAAAGACTTTCAAGGTACTATTCAGTCTTATTTTAATAAAAAAGAAAACTCACAATATGCAGATTTAGTTGAAACTTTTGATATTGGAGATATTATTTGGGTTTATGGCGAAGTAATGAAAACTATGACCGGTGCTGTTGTAATTAAAACCAACAAAATTGATATTTTATCTAAATCACTAAAACCATTGCCTGAAAAATACCACGGTTTAGTAGATGCTGAAGAAAGATATAGAAAAAGATATGTTGATTTGATTGTAAACAATGAATCTAGACAAAAATTTTTAAATAGAATTAAAATAACACAATGAATTAAAGATTATTTCAATAAATTAGGTTATTTAGACGTTGAAACACCATTTCTGCATGATTATATTTCCGGAGCAGCAGCAAAACCTTTTGTTACACACCATAACTCGCTTAATCAAGAATTTGTGTTGCGAATCGCAACTGAAATTCCATTAAAAAAACTAGTTATAGGTGGTTTTGATCGTGTATATGAATTAGGTAGAATTTTCAGAAATGAAGGCTATGACACAACTCATAACCCTGAATTCACAACAATTGAATTTTATGAAGCTTATTCTAATGTTGAAACAATGATGGAGCGAACTGAAACCTTGTTCAAAGAATTATGTGCTAAATTAGGTAAAAATAAATTTATAAACAATGGTGTTGAAATTGATTTATCACAACCATTTAAAAGATTAAACATGGTTGATGCTGTAAATGAAAAAACCGGTAAAGATTTTAGAAATATTAGTCTAAAAGAGGCTATTGAAGTTGCAAATAAATTTAAAGTAAAATTATCTAAATTTTACACTGTTGGACACATAATAAATGCTCTTTATGAGGAATTAGTTGAAAAAGAGTTGATACAACCAACTTTTGTTTATGGACATCCAATTGAAGTATCACCACTTTCAGCAGTTAGTGATGACCCTAAATTTACTGAAAGAGCAGAATTATTCATTAACACTAAAGAATACGCAAATATGTATACTGAGCTTTCTGATCCTATTGACCAATTGCAAAGATTCAAAAAACAAATTGAGGAAAAAGCAGCCGGTAATGATGAGGCAAGTGATATAGATTGAGACTTTATTGAAGCATTGGAATACGCAATGCCACCAACCGGTGGTTGCGGAATTGGTATAGATCGTTTAGTAATGTTGCTTACTGAAACCAGTTCAATTCGTGATGTATTGTTATTTCCGACATTAAGAAGAATTAAAAAATAA
- a CDS encoding MAG0110 family membrane protein, whose protein sequence is MNTTNNFKAQINTNNKIIAGSVLSFAIGLIVAILGAITFTTTFSYISQNALSLPFLIVGSIIDFILVMIILFIGPKMKSYIIAPLATISMFLVGYFTLGYIFHFTDVSQDIVKLIAIFFIPAAAMLLMATLAYFNVIKLNKILPVSLFVLITLFILILVSWFSSQQLIFTLISALGFLLTVLYMGIDWIIIIKFNRNFKNLSPEQQSNSELVKWSIYFGYKLAWDFIYAVVYIYQLFRN, encoded by the coding sequence ATGAATACAACTAATAACTTTAAAGCACAAATAAATACAAACAATAAAATTATTGCCGGTTCGGTTTTGTCTTTTGCAATTGGTTTAATTGTGGCAATTCTTGGAGCAATTACTTTTACCACAACATTCAGTTATATTAGTCAAAACGCTTTATCATTGCCATTTTTAATTGTAGGTTCTATTATTGATTTTATTTTAGTGATGATAATACTATTTATTGGACCAAAGATGAAATCATATATTATTGCTCCACTTGCAACAATTTCAATGTTTTTAGTAGGTTATTTTACACTCGGATATATATTCCATTTCACCGATGTATCGCAAGATATTGTAAAACTTATCGCTATATTTTTTATACCTGCTGCCGCGATGCTTTTAATGGCAACACTAGCATACTTTAATGTGATAAAGTTAAATAAAATTTTACCTGTTAGCTTATTTGTACTAATAACACTTTTTATATTAATACTTGTTTCTTGATTTAGTTCGCAACAATTAATTTTTACATTAATTAGTGCTCTAGGTTTTTTACTAACAGTACTTTATATGGGTATTGACTGAATAATAATAATTAAATTTAACCGTAATTTCAAAAATCTTTCTCCAGAACAACAATCTAATTCAGAATTAGTTAAGTGAAGTATTTATTTCGGCTACAAATTAGCATGAGATTTTATCTATGCAGTAGTTTATATATATCAATTATTTAGAAATTAA